Genomic DNA from Calditerrivibrio sp.:
CTTTATGGTAATAAGCCCTTTTAGGTTGTAGTTATCATCCACAACGAGGAGTTTTTCAATACGATGTTTTTGCAAATGCTTTTTAGCCTCCTCCAAACAGGTACCAACAGGAACTGTTACCAGATTTTCTTTGGTCATATAATTATCTATGGGTTCGTTATACTTATCCACAAACCTGAGGTCTCTATTGGTGAGAATACCAACCAACCTGTTATTCCTGGTCACAGGGATTCCAGATATTTTATATTTTGCCATAAGTTTTAAAGCATCTTCAACAGTACTACCTGCCTCTATAGTTATAGGATCCACAATCATACCACTCTCAGATCTTTTTACCTTATCCACTTCTTCAGCCTGTTCTTCTATACTCATATTTTTATGGATAAACCCTATACCACCCTCTTGGGCCATAGCAATTGCCATCTTCGCCTCAGTAACCGTATCCATCGCAGCACTAACAATTGGGATATTTAGGGTTATTTTTTTTGTTAGCAATGTCTTTGTACTAACCTCGTGGGGTAAAACACTACTCTTAGCTGGAATCAATAACACATCATCAAATGTTAGAGCTTCTTTAACAATTTTACTCATCAAAAGACTCCTAAATAGTATTTGGCTATCTAATACTATTATCAAATTTCAGAAATAAATGCAATAGTTTGTGTCCCTACAAAAAAATTCATTTATTAAACAAAATTATTCCAACTTGATATTTTTATTACTAATGGTATAATTCGAAAAAAATGGGAGGCATTTTTTTATGAGTAGGTTTAAATTCAACATAGGTCTTAAATTCAAAATCCTTTTTCCCGTCTTAACGGGTATTATACTTCTTTTAGCCATCAACATTTACAGCAGATTCAAAAGTTTTAACGAAACCCTTATTAAGAATGTAAACACTGAGATAAGTGGAATAAACAAAACCTTTAACGGTCTGGTAGATGAAAACCTGAATGCGCTAAAAAAAGCAGTTGAACTCGTAGCATCCAATCAGGAATACGCAAAATATGCTGCAGAAGGTAATAGGGAGGCCCTTTTAAAAGTTTTAGGTAATTACTACAAAAATATAAAACAAGATATTAGACAGTTCCAATTTCACACAAAAGATGCCAAAACTATTTTAAGATTCCATAAACCTGAACATTTTGGCGACGATTTAAGTTCATTTCGAAAAACTGTTGTAAAAGCAAACCATATAAAGGCACCAGTTTTAGGCTTGGAAGTGGGTGTAGGGGGACCAGGTCTTCGAGTTGTGTATCCTGTTTTTTATAACGGTGAACATGTAGGTAGCGTAGAATTTGGGGGTGAAATCGATTCCATCTTAGAAAAGATACAAAAGCATTACGCCATAGACTATGCAGTGGGGATTAAAGAAGATGCTTTTGTAAAAGCAAAACGCAAAGATTCCGACAAGGATATCAAAAAGTCCGGTATAGTTTATTACACATACAGAGGTGAACTAATCAAAGATATATTAAACGCCTACGTTTCAGACAATTTTTATACCATAAAAGGATCAAAGTTTTATATAGCCAAGATTGCCCTTAAAGACTTTTCCGGTGAAGATATAGGCCATATTCTTGTTGCTAAAAATTATACCCAATATATAAATGAAGCTTTAGCTCAATTTTACACCTCAATTACCATCATGATCCTTTTGGGGATTTTGATTATAGTTGCATTGCTTATATCGGTACATACAATAATAAAAACCATAAAAAATTTCCACGAAATTGCAAGAGAATTAGCTCAAGGTGAAGGAGATTTCTCAAAAAGAATCCCCCAAAAATATGCCGACTTTACTAAAGTAACAGGTATAAAAGATGAAAATATTTTAAACAAGTTATCAAATAAACCTTGCTGGGTCAGTATAGGAGATTTTGCTGTCGAAAGGATCTGCCCATTGCTCAAAGATGGCAAAGTATCTTGCTGTGAAGATTGTAGGATGTTTAACGCCCATTGTTCAGACGAAGTCTGCCAAATGACTACCTGGTTTAATATCTTTTTAGAAACAACAGAAAGAAGTTTTCTTAATATTATGAAAAAAATAACTGGGGTTGTTGAGTCCGCACCTATAATGTGGCAATCTGTTTATAGAGTGACAGAGGCAAATGATAAAAACACCGAAATGGCAATACAAACCGCCACCGCTGGAGAAGAGATGTCCAGCACCATACATGAGATATCAAACGGTGTTGATGAAATGACCAATAAATCCAACAAAACCCAAAACCTCGCCCTTGAGGGTAGCAGCCTGGTAGCTGAATCCACTACGTACTCAGATGAAGTACAAAATGCCATTACAAAGTTAAAGGATAACATAAAAGAGTTGATTAATAACGCCAATAAGATAGGTGCCGTGGTAGGGGTCATAAATGATATATCCGAACAAACCAACCTATTGGCACTAAATGCAGCTATTGAAGCAGCAAGAGCAGGTGAGCATGGTAGAGGTTTTGCTGTTGTTGCAGATGAGGTGAGAAAACTTGCCGAAAAAACACAAAAATCCACCAAAGAGATAGAACACATGATCCGGGAGATGCAGTTTAAGGTCAAGAATGTAGGTAAAGATGTGGAAAACTCATCTGCCTCAGTACAAAAACAGTACGAAATCGCCCAAAAAACCCAGGATGGTTTCAACGTAATATTGTCATCTATTGAAGAACTTAATCACACCATAATATCCATCTCAAAAGCATTAGAGGAACAAACCAAAGCCACATCAGAAATAGCCCAAAGTATGACCACAATCTCCGAATCATCATCCCACACTAAAACTATTATGTCCGATCTAACTGGAAAGATCCAAACACTACTTTCTGAAGCCTCCAATGTCGTCTCCATGTTAAATTCTTACAAATACAGTGCAAAAGGGGTTGCATTTATAAAGGCAAAATTAGCCCATATCGAATTTATGAATAGGCTTTATGATGCTATTGTATTTAGAAAAACTTACGAAGTAGTTGATCATAGACATTGTAATTTTGGTATGTTTTACTACTCCGATGGTATTAAGGAATTTGGCCATGACTACGATTTTAAAGCGATAGAACCATACCATATCAAAGTTCATGAACTCGGTAGAAAAGCTATGGAATGTATAAAGACAGGTCGGTTTGACCTTGCTTTTGAAACGATGAAGGAGATGG
This window encodes:
- a CDS encoding methyl-accepting chemotaxis protein, with protein sequence MSRFKFNIGLKFKILFPVLTGIILLLAINIYSRFKSFNETLIKNVNTEISGINKTFNGLVDENLNALKKAVELVASNQEYAKYAAEGNREALLKVLGNYYKNIKQDIRQFQFHTKDAKTILRFHKPEHFGDDLSSFRKTVVKANHIKAPVLGLEVGVGGPGLRVVYPVFYNGEHVGSVEFGGEIDSILEKIQKHYAIDYAVGIKEDAFVKAKRKDSDKDIKKSGIVYYTYRGELIKDILNAYVSDNFYTIKGSKFYIAKIALKDFSGEDIGHILVAKNYTQYINEALAQFYTSITIMILLGILIIVALLISVHTIIKTIKNFHEIARELAQGEGDFSKRIPQKYADFTKVTGIKDENILNKLSNKPCWVSIGDFAVERICPLLKDGKVSCCEDCRMFNAHCSDEVCQMTTWFNIFLETTERSFLNIMKKITGVVESAPIMWQSVYRVTEANDKNTEMAIQTATAGEEMSSTIHEISNGVDEMTNKSNKTQNLALEGSSLVAESTTYSDEVQNAITKLKDNIKELINNANKIGAVVGVINDISEQTNLLALNAAIEAARAGEHGRGFAVVADEVRKLAEKTQKSTKEIEHMIREMQFKVKNVGKDVENSSASVQKQYEIAQKTQDGFNVILSSIEELNHTIISISKALEEQTKATSEIAQSMTTISESSSHTKTIMSDLTGKIQTLLSEASNVVSMLNSYKYSAKGVAFIKAKLAHIEFMNRLYDAIVFRKTYEVVDHRHCNFGMFYYSDGIKEFGHDYDFKAIEPYHIKVHELGRKAMECIKTGRFDLAFETMKEMEQPLQTLKKHLDNLINRYM